CACCTTGCCGTCCGGAGTGACTCCGGTCTGCTCGTAGGCGAAAATTTCCTGCATGGTAATCACGTCGCCTTCCATGCCTGCCACTTCCTGAATGCTGATCACCTTTCTGGTCCCGTCCACCAGACGGGTTGCCTGAATGATCACGTCCACGGCCGAGGCGATGTACCGCTTCATGGACTGGTTGCCGAGATTCAGCCCGGCCATGGACACCATGGTTTCCAGCCGCATGAGCGCGTCGCGCGGGGTATTGGCATGTACCGTGGTCAGGGAACCGTCGTGGCCCGTGTTCATGGCCTGAAGCATGTCCAGCGCCTCGGAGCTGCGGACCTCGCCCACGATGATGCGGTCCGGCCGCATGCGCAGGCAGTTCTTGACCAGTTCGCGCTGGGTGATCTCGCCCTCGCCCTCGATGTTGGCGGGCCGGGTCTCCAGCCGCACCACATGATCCTGCTTGAGCTGCAATTCCGCCGCATCCTCGATGGTCACGATGCGCTCGTCCTCGGGAATGAACCGGGACAGGCAGTTCAGCAGCGTGGTCTTGCCCGAACCGGTGCCGCCGGAAATGAGCACGTTGAGCCGCGCCTTGACAATGCCGTCCAGCACCAGCGCCATGTCCTCGGTCAGGGAGTTGAATCCGATCAGGTCGGCCACTTCCAGCGGGTCCTTGGAAAACTTGCGGATGGACAGGGACGGCCCGTCAATGGCCAGCGGCGGAATCACCGCGTTCACGCGCGAGCCATCCAGCAGTCGCGCGTCCACCAGCGGCTGGGATTCATCGATGCGGCGGCCCACCCGGGACACGATGCGGTCGATGATCTTGCGCAGATGGTCGTCGTCCTTGAACCGGGACGGGGTCAGCACCAGCTTGCCGGAACGCTCCACGTAGATGCGGGAATACCCGTTGACCAGAATGTCGTTCACGGTCGGGTCCTTGATGTACGGCTCGATGGGACCGAGACCGATGACCTCGTCCTGAATCTCGGAGAGCATGCGCTTGCGTTCGGCCAGATTCAGGGGCGCATTCTGGAATTCCTCCCACAGCAGCCCTTCGGCCACCTTGGCGATTTCCGCGCGCATCTC
Above is a window of Pseudodesulfovibrio tunisiensis DNA encoding:
- a CDS encoding CpaF family protein — its product is MNLAERLNRGRQASRPAKPEKASTRPGNRPSGRQGTGQGSAKADQSEHFFEIKTRVHDRLIDMLDLALLDSLAETEMRAEIAKVAEGLLWEEFQNAPLNLAERKRMLSEIQDEVIGLGPIEPYIKDPTVNDILVNGYSRIYVERSGKLVLTPSRFKDDDHLRKIIDRIVSRVGRRIDESQPLVDARLLDGSRVNAVIPPLAIDGPSLSIRKFSKDPLEVADLIGFNSLTEDMALVLDGIVKARLNVLISGGTGSGKTTLLNCLSRFIPEDERIVTIEDAAELQLKQDHVVRLETRPANIEGEGEITQRELVKNCLRMRPDRIIVGEVRSSEALDMLQAMNTGHDGSLTTVHANTPRDALMRLETMVSMAGLNLGNQSMKRYIASAVDVIIQATRLVDGTRKVISIQEVAGMEGDVITMQEIFAYEQTGVTPDGKVQGFFTARGVRPRFAQKLERMGRSLPADMFHTQPPAGAGR